The genomic stretch CGATGCTTTTGTATTGAAACAAGATGAAATTATACTTGGAGAGAGAGAAAGTATTGAAGACAGTTCAAATGTTATTTCAAGATACTGTGATTTAATTATGATAAGAACATTTGCACATAGCGATGTAGAGGATTTTGCTAAATATTCAAAAGTGCCAGTTATAAATGCATTGACAGACCTTTCACATCCTTGCCAAATTATGGGCGATTTATTCACCATAAAAGAACATTTCGGAAAGCTAAAAGGATTAACTCTTTCATTTATAGGAGACGGTAATAATGTATGTAATAGTCTTTTAATAGGCTGTTCTATGCTTGGACTTAATATAAAAGCAGCAACTCCTAAAGGTTATGAACCAGATTCAAAAATAACAGAATTAGCAAAAAATTATGCAAAAGAAAATGGATGCACTGTTGATATTATTAATGATGTAAAAAAAGCAGTAGAAAGTTCTAATATAGTGTATACTGATGTATGGGCTTCTATGGGAAAAGAAAAAGAAAAGGAAAAGAGATTTAATGATTTTAGAGGCTTTACACTCACTAAAGAATTATTTTCTCTTGCAGATAAAAATGCTATAGCCCTTCATTGTCTTCCTGCTCATAAAGGCGAAGAGATAAATGAAGATATATTTAAGATAAACTCTGAATATATTTATACTGAAGCAGAAAATAGAATGCATGCTCAAATGGCTATAATGAGCAGCATAATAAAAGAATAATAAAAAATAATAATAGAGAATATTATAATTTAAACAATTTTATAAATATTTTATTTAATTAAAAAAAGGAAATTCACTATGAAAAAGAAATTAGTACTAGCCTATTCAGGCGGATTGGACACTACAGTTATTATACCATGGCTTAAAGAAAATTATGACTATGATATCATTGCAGCATGTGTGGATGTAGGTCAGGGAACAGAAACAGACGGACTAGAAGAGAAAGCTATAAAAACCGGGGCTTCAAAATATTATCTAGTAAAATGCGAAGATGAATTTGTTACAGATTATATTTACCCTATACTAAAAGCCGATGCAGTTTATGAGGATAAATATCTTTTAGGTACTTCAGCAGCACGTCCTCTAATAGCAAAAAAACTTGTTGAAATAGCATTAAAAGAAGGGGCTTCTGCCATAGCACATGGAGCTACAGGAAAAGGAAATGATCAAGTAAGATTTGAATTAACAGTAAAAGCATTGGCACCTAATCTTGAAATAATAGCCCCTTGGAGAATATGGGATATATCATCACGCGAAGATGAAATAAAATATTTGGAAGAAAGAAATATACCAGTACCTATGAAAAAAGATGATTCCTATTCCAGAGATAAAAACCTTTGGCATTTATCACATGAGGGTTTAGAGCTCGAAGATCCTGCCAATATGCCTAATTATGAAAAACTTTTGAAATTATCAAATACTATTGAAAATGCTCCTAACGAGGCACAATTTGTGGAATTGGAGTTTGAAAAAGGAATACCTGTTAAAGCAGACGGTAAAGAGTTTGCCCCTGCTGATTTGGTAAAATATTTAAATGAAATAGGCGGAAAACATGCAGTAGGTATAGTTGATTTGGTAGAAAACCGCGTAGTTGGTATAAAATCAAGAGGTGTTTATGAAACTCCGGGCGGAACTATTCTTTATGCTGCACATAGAGAGCTTGAACATCTATGCTTAGACAGAGAAACATTATCATTCAAAGCTATAGTTGCAAACAAATTAACAGACCTTGTATACAGCGGAAGATGGTTTACTCCCCTTCGTGAGGCTTTGAGTGCTTTTGTTGATAAAACTCAGGAAACTGTAACTGGAAAAGTAAAATTAAAACTATATAAAGGCAATATTATACCTGCAGGAGCTTCTTCTCCTTATTCTCTTTATAATCAGAGTTTGGCTAGCTTTACTACAGGCGAATTATACAATCACAAAGATGCTGAAGGCTTTATAACATTATACGGACTTCCTTTGAAAGTTAATGCCTTAATGAAAGAACAAAATAAAAAAACGGGGTTAAATAATTAATTTATGAAAGAAAAATTATGGGGGGGACGCTTTTCAAAAGCTCTTAATAAAGAAGCTAATGATTTTAATTCATCATTACCTTTTGACTGTAAGATGTATAAAGAAGATATTTTAGGAAGCATAGCACATGCAAAAATGCTTGGCGAATGCTCTATTATACCTCTTGATGAAAGCGTAACTATAATAAACGGCTTAAAACAAATTTTAGAAGAAATAGAAAATAATAAACTTCAATTCGATTTTGAACTTGAAGATATACATACTCAAATAGAAAAATGGCTTATAGAAAAAGTAGGCGAAGTTGGTAAAAAGGTACATACTGGAAGAAGCAGAAATGATCAGGTAGCCCTTGACCTTAGAATGTATTTAAAAAACGAAACAGAAAATATAAAATCACTTATACTAAATTTAATTTCTGTTTTAATAAGCATTCAAAAGGAAAATACAAAAACATATATGAGCGGCTATACTCATCTTCAAAGGGCACAGGTTATTACATTTGCACATTATTTAGGGGCTTATGTAGAGATGTTTAAAAGAGATTTTGAAAGATTAAATGACGCTTATAAACGTATAGATGTAATGCCTCTCGGAGCTGGTGCTTTGGCATGCTCCACTTACAATATAGACAATAAAAAAACTGCTGAAACATTAAACTTCAAAAATGTAATGCTCAACTCTTTGGACGCTGTATCTGACAGAGATTTTGTTATTGAAACTGAAGCTGATTTATCAATAATTATGATGCATTTAAGCCGATTTTCTGAAGAGCTTATTTTATATTCCACTTCTGAGTTTAAGTTTATAGAGTTTGATGATGAGTTTACAACAGGTTCTAGCCTTATGCCTCAAAAGAAAAACCCAGATATACTTGAACTTATTCGAGGAAAAACTGGTAGAGTATATGGAAACTTATTTTCTATACTAACAGTAATGAAATCTCTCCCTTTGGCATACAATAAAGATATGCAGGAGGATAAAGAGGGAATATTTGACTCTTTAAAAAATGCTGCAAACTGTTTATCTATACTTCCTAATGTATTAAAAACTATGAAGATTAATAAAGAAAATATGCTTAATTCTGTTAATGAAGGATTTTTGAATGCTACAGAGGTCGCTGACTATCTTGTAAGAAAAGGTATTCCTTTTAGAGATGCTCATGGTATATCTGGAAGGCTTGTTGTATACTGCATTAATAATAACAAAAATCTTTCTTCTCTAAATATAGAAGAGTATAAAAAAGAATGCTCTATATTTGAAGATGATATATATTCTTTTATAACTCCAGAGGCACAGATTGCTAATAAAACTATGTTGGGAAGCCCTAATGAAAATGCTGTTATGGAAGTGATAAAAATTAATGAGAATTGGCTTGATAATAATAAAATGAGCTAAAAAATTAATTATAATATCAAAAAATAAGAGTGCTATTTTTTAGCACTCTTTTTTTATTTATTACAAAATTTATTCTACAAATGTTATTTCTTTATCATAAGGGAAGCTAAATGACATGCCGTATACTGTAAATGTTAAAGTGGTCTTAGCAGTACATTTAAAGCTTTTACTTTTTATTGCACTGAATGCTGTGGTAAATACATCTAAATATTTGGCATTAAAATCAATATTTACTTCTCTAGCCTCATTTGCCGGTATTGTTAAAGTTTCTACAGAATTAGCTGTTGCAAATGTTTTACCAGATGTATTAACTAAATCTATCTGCACTTTATCTATTGGAACTTCAAAAGGAAGATTATTTTTTATTTCTACTAGTGTAGTTAAAGTCATGTCTGTTAATTTAACTTCGGAAATAGAGGATTTTTTTATTTTTATATCGGGCTTATGATCCTCTATATAGCCTCTTGTAATTTCTACAGCCGATTTTTGTAATGTTTCGCAAGATGATGCAAAAAATATTATACTCAATATTAATGCAAAATATAGTGATTTTTTTAACATAGATTATACCTTTTTATATATTATTTTTATAAAACAAATATAAACATAAATAGTAATATTTTTTAAGAATGATATAAATGTTTGATAATATCAAGAATATCTATATTTTTTTTCTTATTTGATAAATTTATTGGTATTAAAGAAAATAGATATAATTTACCGCTAATAAATTGTACTTTAAAAACAGATTTTTTATGATGTATAAAATTATGTATAAATGCTGATGTTTCATTATTATCTATTGTAATATTTAAAACTATATTATCTGAATTCATAGCTTTTATAGAAAAATCTTCGCATTCTATATGTACAAATTTTTTTTCTGTATTGCTTACCAAATCTGCTTTAACATTTTTTACTCTAATTTTTACAGGATAAGTATTTTTTATATTTAATACAGCTTTTAAATATGTATAATCCCATTCAAATTTAATTAATTCTATATTTTTTAAGCTAAATTTCATATACATATCCTAATTATTATTTTAATAAGATTAACATATAATATATTATTTTCAATATAGCTTATTTTTTATATATTAGCTAAACATACATAATTCATTAAAAATAAGACTATATTTTTTTTAATATCTAGTAATTAATAAATTTGATAAATAAAAAAACTTATATTGCAATTATAAAATTTATCATTACACATCATACTAAAAGTATATGCATATTTTCAAAGCTTTATGATAATACAATAAAACTTGAAACAATAAAGTATTTAATTGAAAGGAGTATATTATAAATAATGAGGCTTAATATATGAATACGTACATTATGAACTGATGAAATATTTTTTTTATAAAAAATTATGATTATTAAAAATAATTATACTTTGCTTATAGAGTTATGCAGCAAAATATATTATGATAATCTATAAAATTGGAATTGTAAAAATAATTCTAATTTTTGATTGAAAGAGATGCTAAGAATAGACCCTATTGCTTTAATGTATACGAATATTCTAATAATAAGTAAATAATACTGCTTAAAAATAAATCTGATATTCTTATAAAAAACAATAAAGGAAAAACTGTATTATTATGATAATGATATAAAAAATATTTATCTAATCATTAAATTAAAAAAATAATTTTTTATAAATTATAGTTATTTAGGTATATATAAAAAACCGGCATTAATATAAATGCCGGTTTTATATTATTAATGTATTTTATGCATTGTTGTAAGCAGCTTCCATATTATTATTCTCTTCTTCTAATGCCTTTCTTTTCATCTTCCTGTAAATATAAATATACATAACTGTGGCTAATGCAACACTTACAATATCTGCTATAGGCTGAGACCATATAATACCATTTATACCAAAGAATTTAGTACCTATAAGTATTGTCGGTACAAATGCTATGCCTTGTCTGCTTAATGAAAGTATAAGAGAAGGTATAGATTTTCCTAATGCTTGGAATGTAGACATAAATACAAACTGAAATCCTATTATAGGAGCTATAGCATAACTTGCTACTAAAAATTTCACTCCGTAATCAATAACCTCTTCATTATTGATAAATACTGCTACAGATACTCTTCCAAATATTAATGATAAAGCTAAAAGTAAAAATCCTGTTATTACACTTACAACACATGATAATTTTATAGCAGCATTCATTCTCTTGTAGTTTTTAGAAGCGAAGTTATAACCCACAAAAGGCTGAAGACCTTGAGAAAGCCCTATAAATACAAGTATAACAAGCATAAATATTCTTTGAGCTACACCAAGACCTGCTACTACATTATCACTATATCCTGCAGCAAAGTTATTGATAAGTATATTTGATGCACTCATAAGTATATTATTGATAGAAACAGGTATACCTATAGAAAACACATTGATAAGTATGTCTTTATGCATAGAAAAATCTTTCACATGTATTGATAGGAAAGATTTTTTTCTTAGTATATGATAGATATAATATAAAGTAGA from Brachyspira murdochii DSM 12563 encodes the following:
- the argF gene encoding ornithine carbamoyltransferase gives rise to the protein MNNTKKVNLSGRHFINLEDFTPEELSALIDYTFEIKAKIKNNEEMNIMKNKTMVMYFSKPSLRTRLSFEIGMKKLGGDAFVLKQDEIILGERESIEDSSNVISRYCDLIMIRTFAHSDVEDFAKYSKVPVINALTDLSHPCQIMGDLFTIKEHFGKLKGLTLSFIGDGNNVCNSLLIGCSMLGLNIKAATPKGYEPDSKITELAKNYAKENGCTVDIINDVKKAVESSNIVYTDVWASMGKEKEKEKRFNDFRGFTLTKELFSLADKNAIALHCLPAHKGEEINEDIFKINSEYIYTEAENRMHAQMAIMSSIIKE
- a CDS encoding argininosuccinate synthase; this translates as MKKKLVLAYSGGLDTTVIIPWLKENYDYDIIAACVDVGQGTETDGLEEKAIKTGASKYYLVKCEDEFVTDYIYPILKADAVYEDKYLLGTSAARPLIAKKLVEIALKEGASAIAHGATGKGNDQVRFELTVKALAPNLEIIAPWRIWDISSREDEIKYLEERNIPVPMKKDDSYSRDKNLWHLSHEGLELEDPANMPNYEKLLKLSNTIENAPNEAQFVELEFEKGIPVKADGKEFAPADLVKYLNEIGGKHAVGIVDLVENRVVGIKSRGVYETPGGTILYAAHRELEHLCLDRETLSFKAIVANKLTDLVYSGRWFTPLREALSAFVDKTQETVTGKVKLKLYKGNIIPAGASSPYSLYNQSLASFTTGELYNHKDAEGFITLYGLPLKVNALMKEQNKKTGLNN
- the argH gene encoding argininosuccinate lyase produces the protein MKEKLWGGRFSKALNKEANDFNSSLPFDCKMYKEDILGSIAHAKMLGECSIIPLDESVTIINGLKQILEEIENNKLQFDFELEDIHTQIEKWLIEKVGEVGKKVHTGRSRNDQVALDLRMYLKNETENIKSLILNLISVLISIQKENTKTYMSGYTHLQRAQVITFAHYLGAYVEMFKRDFERLNDAYKRIDVMPLGAGALACSTYNIDNKKTAETLNFKNVMLNSLDAVSDRDFVIETEADLSIIMMHLSRFSEELILYSTSEFKFIEFDDEFTTGSSLMPQKKNPDILELIRGKTGRVYGNLFSILTVMKSLPLAYNKDMQEDKEGIFDSLKNAANCLSILPNVLKTMKINKENMLNSVNEGFLNATEVADYLVRKGIPFRDAHGISGRLVVYCINNNKNLSSLNIEEYKKECSIFEDDIYSFITPEAQIANKTMLGSPNENAVMEVIKINENWLDNNKMS
- a CDS encoding LEA type 2 family protein, with protein sequence MLKKSLYFALILSIIFFASSCETLQKSAVEITRGYIEDHKPDIKIKKSSISEVKLTDMTLTTLVEIKNNLPFEVPIDKVQIDLVNTSGKTFATANSVETLTIPANEAREVNIDFNAKYLDVFTTAFSAIKSKSFKCTAKTTLTFTVYGMSFSFPYDKEITFVE
- a CDS encoding MATE family efflux transporter gives rise to the protein MTDKKIELFENYPVHKALMTLALPTILGMLVNVFYNMVDTFFVGQTGDPNQVAAVSLCMPIYLLLMAFGNIFGIGGGSYISRKLGLRDYDSVKKISSFAFYASIIVGFISMAVYLIFIKDILKISGASSNTYQFSKDYLVIAAFGAPFVVNQMAMGQIVRAEGSSKEAMIGMMIGTVVNIVLDPIMILYMEMGVAGAALATIIGNACSTLYYIYHILRKKSFLSIHVKDFSMHKDILINVFSIGIPVSINNILMSASNILINNFAAGYSDNVVAGLGVAQRIFMLVILVFIGLSQGLQPFVGYNFASKNYKRMNAAIKLSCVVSVITGFLLLALSLIFGRVSVAVFINNEEVIDYGVKFLVASYAIAPIIGFQFVFMSTFQALGKSIPSLILSLSRQGIAFVPTILIGTKFFGINGIIWSQPIADIVSVALATVMYIYIYRKMKRKALEEENNNMEAAYNNA